A stretch of the Phycodurus eques isolate BA_2022a chromosome 15, UOR_Pequ_1.1, whole genome shotgun sequence genome encodes the following:
- the slc2a11l gene encoding solute carrier family 2 member 11, like produces the protein MLQHLTLLLDCPLVIVAIFISGIGGTFQYGFGISVVSSPSAYLKELMNQTCIERYNVYIQDWQVSLIWSFTVSIFSIGGLLGSLLAEPCLAVVGRRNCLLLNNFVAIMGAVLMLLSQTAMSFEMIMVGRFLSGINSGISLSAHSLYLTECTPKMLQGMVGVTIGTFIGMGKFSGQLLGLSELLGTEARWPWLLGFSGFPALFQLVTLPFLPESPKFLLLNRGDQPACEKALTRLWGNKDHSGEVEEMLEEKAAHQNIRSRSVMELIRERSVRWQLMTIVVTFVSLQFSGINAVYAYSFDVFRAAGIHEYQLRYATLGMGMCEMFFSLVCFMIIDSTGKKLLLFAGYIAMAVTLVLLTITIYLQHHISGISYCSMALIFIFLSTFSTGPGGVIAPLPGQIFTQAFKASAFTVGCTINWTGMFIVVMTFPILVEYLDSFCFLIFLLVCFTSGLYVYFNVPKMRNKTALEIAADFQQMHSKSGRLKRKKTDEQPRDVFKTYETKF, from the exons ATGCTACAGCACCTAACACTCCTG CTGGACTGTCCTCTTGTTATCGTTGCCATTTTCATCTCGGGCATCGGCGGGACATTTCAGTATGGATTCGGAATATCTGTAGTGTCATCCCCTTCTGCT TACCTCAAGGAGCTGATGAACCAAACATGCATAGAGAGATACAATGTCTACATACAGGACTGGCAGGTCTCGCTCATCTGGTCCTTCACTGTGTCCATTTTTAGCATTGGGGGCTTGCTGGGCTCGTTACTGGCAGAGCCGTGCCTGGCGGTTGTTGGCAG GAGAAATTGTCTTTTGTTAAACAATTTTGTGGCTATAATGGGAGCTGTGCTGATGCTCTTGAGCCAAACAGCCATGTCCTTTGAAATGATCATGGTGGGGCGATTTCTGTCCGGCATCAATTCAG GAATCAGTCTGTCCGCTCACAGCTTGTACCTCACTGAATGCACCCCAAAGATGCTGCAAGGGATGGTGGGCGTGACCATCGGCACCTTCATCGGCATGGGGAAGTTCAGCGGTCAGCTTTTGGGCCTCAG TGAGTTACTTGGCACAGAGGCTAGATGGCCCTGGCTGCTCGGCTTCAGTGGCTTCCCTGCACTATTTCAGCTCGTCACACTCCCGTTCTTGCCGGAATCTCCCAAATTCCTGCTCCTAAACCGAGGAGACCAGCCGGCCTGCGAGAAAG CTTTGACGAGGCTTTGGGGTAACAAGGACCACAGCGGGGAGGTGGAGGAGATGTTGGAGGAGAAAGCTGCCCACCAGAACATCCGAAGTCGCTCCGTGATGGAGCTGATTCGGGAAAGAAGCGTTCGCTGGCAGCTGATGACCATCGTCGTCACCTTCGTCTCGCTGCAATTTTCTGGCATCAACGCA GTGTACGCCTATTCCTTTGACGTGTTCCGTGCTGCAGGCATTCACGAATACCAGCTACGTTACGCCACTTTGGGAATGGGGAtgtgtgaaatgtttttctctctAGTGTGT TTCATGATCATTGACAGTACGGGAAAGAAATTGCTCCTCTTCGCAGGATACATCGCTATGGCTGTCACTCTGGTGCTCCTCACCATCACTATCTATCTGCAG CATCACATCTCCGGGATATCGTACTGCAGCATGGCCCTCATTTTCATCTTCCTCTCGACTTTTTCCACTGGGCCA g GCGGAGTAATAGCTCCTCTTCCGGGTCAAATTTTCACTCAGGCTTTCAAAGCGAGTGCATTCACTGTCGGCTGCACCATCAATTGGACTGGCATGTTTATAGTGGTGATGACCTTCCCCATCTTAGTG GAGTACCTTGATTCCTTCTGCTTTCTCATATTCTTGTTGGTGTGCTTTACTTCTGGGCTGTACGTGTACTTCAACGTGCCCAAGATGAGGAATAAAACAGCATTGGAGATCGCTGCTGACTTTCAGCAGATGCACAGCAAGTCTGGAAggttgaagaggaaaaaaacagatgagCAGCCACGTGATGTCTTTAAAACATACGAAACCAAATTTTAG